gccatatgagatagcggtttcgttttaaagcaaacTGCCATCTGCAatggcggttcaatgttataaaccgctatctgagatagcggtttgctttaaaacaaaaccgctatctcagatggcggtttgcttaattgtaaattatttttaacatgaattacagtttaaatagaaatataacTTAGAAGTAACCTCTTGTGACATCAATTGTGTCTGTAGCTCAGTGGATAGATTGTGTTGTTTCTAAGCAGGAGGTGGTCGTGGGTTCAAACCCTACTTGACgcgtttatttctttttaaccatttcttaatattaattataaacattTCCAAATTTAACTTACCAACATTAGTGTCTGTAGCGTAGGAAGGTTGTGGGTTCGACCCCTACCTTACGTGTAAACCGCTATCTctacctgagatagcggtttagtgccgctttgttaaaaaaaaaaaaagaccggtTTTAGTGCTGACGtagacggtatggtgggaattaagttaaaaagtggcgcattttgaaaatttgacgttctttaaacaatattaaaggaaatcGCTCAACATATTCATGATTATTCATGCTCTTATATAGTTTTTGGATAGAAAATGAAATATGGAAGTGTATACCGTAGATTAGAAGAAGGTCAATTTAGGAAGAATAGACATTAAGTTATTTAGGGGAAACTATACCTGTATTTAGTACCCCTCAACTTTTTCTCTCCTCAAACTTCAACTAACATCTGCTCATCATTTCCTTCCTCCTCTTTGAAATCCTCCAACAAAACCACCGTTTTGTAGCTGTATCACCACCCCTAGCCGGCGGCGGCGCTACCAATCTGCCATTGTGAATTTTCGATTTGGGGACTCTAACTATCTATCCTTCTCTCCCGCTGCCATTCTCGGTGTTGCCGAGTGCCGACAGTGTATAGCTTCTTTTCCTCAtccattttctttattttctattttatatcgaaatattttggatttttctgttggttttatttgtattttataGATCAAAAGTGTTTAATCTCATGTGAGGATGATGGTTTTTGCATGATATGATTAGtttcaattttcaaatgatggaatcttgttgttgaataaATTCTGTTGGGTTTTTTCTTGTCTTTGTTTTGGTGTTGTTTTATACTTTCATGTCTAATTAGTCTATTCCCACTTCATAATTGTACTTGAAAATCATATTATCCTTTTCACCTTGGGCCAAGGGCGGACGCCCCTCCTGCCCTAGCTCAGGTACAGTCCTGATCACATACTGTATTGTGTCAGTGGCAATGGGTGCTCCGAAGCAGAAGTGGACTGCGGAAGAAGAAGCTGCCCTAAAAGCCGGGGTTCTTAAACACGGGGCCGGGAAGTGGCGCACTATACTTAAAGACCCTGAATTTTGTGGAGTGTTGTTTTTACGGTCGAATGTGGATCTAAAGGTACTGCATTTCTTCGTTATTTGAGGATTTGGTTTTACCTATACGTTCCTTGAATTTCTAGGGTTGTCACACGCTGTTAAGTATACAATGTCAAAAGGTTATGTTTAATATTAGAGCCTTTCATATGTTTATAACCTATGTTGGAGTGTTTGTTACTGAAAATTAGTGTTTTGCGAGTAgtttttttgaaggatttttgtgTTTTTCTGGTCTAGTTAGGGACGTTGTAGTACATTGGTTAATGTGTTTCTTTTGATCCTTGGGGATGTTGTTGTGCTAAGGCTTTTCGTGGTTGGTTGATTAGGACAAGTGGAGAAACATGAGTGTGATGCCGAGTGGATTTGGGACAAGGGATCATAAGCCAAGGGGTCTTCCTAAAAGAGTTCCAACACAATCATCTCCTATTAAGCAAGAGGAGAACAATACTAGTGTTAGTGATGTGCCTCAAAGTGATGAAGATATGCCAGATGTCAAGACTGTTGCTACATCAAGTGCCCCTGTCGAGATCTCAAGTGCCCCCAAAAGATCCATTGTAAGGTTAGATATTTACTTTATCGATATGTTTTAGATACTTGATTCCCATTGCTGAACATTTACTATGGAAAAATGTTGTAAGTTGTGATGTTCCTCAACGTATCTAGTAACATGTCTACGATTCTTTTGAGTATGTGTAGGTTGGACAACTTAATACTGGAAGCTATAACAAATTTGAAGGAACCTGGTGGTTGTAACAAAACTGCTATTGCTTCATATATTGAGGTAATATGTTATTTAGCTTTTAGGGAGCGCACATGAACCACTAAAATGCTGAGAACTAAGGTACATATTGTAATTATCAAGTGCCATGTTCTAAGCTGGAAAATTATACTCTTCTCTTTCAAGCATCTTTGACTAGAAGAATATGTTTTATTGTGTATGCTACCAACCCAAGCTCATTTTTACTTTTCTAACTCTTAAAGGTGATAAAAACATTCAGACTCTGGTTACTTGCCTGATCATGGTGTGTAGTTGGTTTTTATCATTCAGATCGATGTTATTGTGATAGATGAATCATGAAGCCCGAAAGGGCGATACCATGGAGCTGTAGAGGATCTAGCAATTACAAGGAAGATGATGCAGGGCAACTAGGATTTGGTTGGATGAAATAGCTTACTCGATGGAATAGGACTTCTAGAGTTCTAGGTAGCATGCAAGTTTAGGACTAACTTTTGAAGGTTTATGAAGATGCTGCGCATGATGAGAATGGTTTTTGGGCCAGTAATGAACTTATTCATTTCGTTGCTTGTGTTGCTCTTCTGATTGTTGCAACCAGAACTGCATAGGAGGTTCATGAAAATTACACTAATTCTAACTTGAGATTTGTTCAAAGCCCAAGAGCACAATGGAGATTTAGAGGAATTTTAAAGGTTGAGTATAAGAAGTTGGTTAATCGAACTCATATTGAATAAAGATGTGAACATAGTAAAATATATGCGATTGTATTACTTTCTGTGATCTTTCTTTTTCTGCGGTTCTTCTGGAAAGATCCTTTCAGTTATGTGCTTGAGTGATGTACATGCCTCCCCTAATCCTGCAGTTGGGAAAGCCTTTTTGGGGACTTAATTTAATCAGGTATTTGTGAAATTGAACAAGGATACAGCTGCAATGTGTTATTAATCAAGTCTGGTATATTTGTGACTTGTGAGTTGTTACCTACGTGCTTCCcgtttcgataatatttataaggtAACTCAACTACGATTATTTAGATTGCATAGTTATCGGGATTCTGTAGGATAGAACAAAAAGTGCTCTGAAACATGGTTGTGTAACTGAATTGAAGTGTAGTTTATTGATGACGGGCTAATGTTAATAGTTAAGTTTGTATACTACTGATCTTAGAGCTTGTTGATTAGAGTCTTTCCTAATATTATTGAATTGTAGCctacccaatagttcatttgagCAGATTTTTTCAAAGCTATTACAACACCCTTTTATCGCTGGATACACTTCTCATGAGAACCAAGAGAACCAAGAAAACCAATTAGATAAATCCATCATACATAGTTAAAATCATTTTTCCAGTTTCAtttgccaattttttttttattaagcaACTGAGAAGTCAAATGTCTGGGCATTTACAATCTAAGACTGTACTTATTTAGCAAAGTAGAAATGCATATGGAAATCATCCAAATGAAGATAACCTGGATGGTTATTTTCTATTGCGACGAAGCTTTTAGGGAATGGATTTGCAAGCATAACAGAATTATTGTTGTTTGACACCTATTAATGGTTGACCGTTGATGTGCAAAGTAGTACATAATTATGTTGTTGTCTTTAATATTTGCACTGTTGTGGCTCATATACAACTAGATCATTTGTTCTATTATGTATCCCATCTTATGTCCCACCTCTTATGAGTTGGGCACAACACaaactaaaataagttatttAATATTATTGGTGGATATCAATGATGTGGCACGATTATAAATAATGGGACACAAGATGGGAACATATATATGGATAGAGGATGCCAACTATAAGAATTTTAATGAATGATGATCTAGTACTAGTCACTTGCCATGGGGAAGCTACTGTCCGCATTTCCGAGGAGGGGAGTGAGTAAGTTGTCAAAAGGGCAATGGAAATAGAGAAGAGAAATAGCTATTGGGCTTTCAGGTGATCACGGGGAAGAAGGAAAGCTCAGCAAAAGGTGGGTTTAATGAAAGATAAAAATGTCATTTGGTGAGAATGAGATCGGAAATGAAATATAAAAATGCCATTTGGTGAGAATGAGATAGGATGGAAAGTACTGTAATAAGTAGTAGTCAGTTGAATAAAGTTGCAAGGGGTTGAGTGTTTTGAGACTGGCTTCTTGTTGTAACGTTGTAGTTCAAAATCAACTTAGCTGCACAAGTAGCCTTAATTCTAGGTTTTGAATTTATAGGGAAATTTTGTACTTTCGACAATCTATTTGGTGAACAATTTTTTTGAATTCACATATTAATCTTCTGATTTTGATAAGCATCAGCACTACATCCGTCCATTATCTTTTTCTTTAGTTTTGTCGTTAGATACTTCGGGGtcattataaaataaatttggACAAGTTCACCCTTCCAACCGTTTCTCTCAAGTCCCACACTCCCATCCACGACCTACATCATGACCCCCATTAGTTTACTTTTACTCGCCCCTTACCACCGTACTCTTCACTAACTACATTCTTCCTTCCTCTCCAGCTACTAATAACCCACCATCATCCACTGCACAACTCCCTATGTGTCTGCTTCAGCTCCCCCGTCTCTTCtttgattaaaaaaatgaaTGTATATGTGTGAAATGCATTGGAGTATAGCTGCTATGTCCAAGTTCTTCCACTTGTTGGCCCAGTTGTCACTACTCCACCTTATTGGATTTCACTTGAACGACTCCATTGCGTGTGCTCGAGGTAGAAGTTTTGTATAAATGTATCGCCATGCTATTAAGTATTTTGATTTAAGTTCTTTTCTTTCTAAGAGGTGGAATAGAATAACTCGATTGAAGC
This genomic stretch from Spinacia oleracea cultivar Varoflay chromosome 3, BTI_SOV_V1, whole genome shotgun sequence harbors:
- the LOC110776035 gene encoding telomere repeat-binding factor 1 isoform X2, with the translated sequence MGAPKQKWTAEEEAALKAGVLKHGAGKWRTILKDPEFCGVLFLRSNVDLKDKWRNMSVMPSGFGTRDHKPRGLPKRVPTQSSPIKQEENNTSVSDVPQSDEDMPDVKTVATSSAPVEISSAPKRSIVRLDNLILEAITNLKEPGGCNKTAIASYIEDQYWAPPDFKRVLSAKLKFLTSSGKLIKVKRNYQISPSMAFPEKRRNLPIIAQEGRQVNLPKIDREDLSMLKSQIDLELAKMRSMTPQEAAAAAARAVAEAEAAIAEAEEAAREAEEAEADAEAAQAFADAATKMLRGRSAPKVMMRA
- the LOC110776035 gene encoding telomere repeat-binding factor 1 isoform X1; translation: MGAPKQKWTAEEEAALKAGVLKHGAGKWRTILKDPEFCGVLFLRSNVDLKDKWRNMSVMPSGFGTRDHKPRGLPKRVPTQSSPIKQEENNTSVSDVPQSDEDMPDVKTVATSSAPVEISSAPKRSIVRLDNLILEAITNLKEPGGCNKTAIASYIEDQYWAPPDFKRVLSAKLKFLTSSGKLIKVKRNYQISPSMAFPEKRRNLPIIAQEGRQVNLPKIDREDLSMLKSQIDLELAKMRSMTPQEAAAAAARAVAEAEAAIAEAEEAAREAEEAEADAEAAQAFADAATKMLRGRSAPKVVRPAC
- the LOC110776035 gene encoding telomere repeat-binding factor 1 isoform X3 — protein: MGAPKQKWTAEEEAALKAGVLKHGAGKWRTILKDPEFCGVLFLRSNVDLKDKWRNMSVMPSGFGTRDHKPRGLPKRVPTQSSPIKQEENNTSVSDVPQSDEDMPDVKTVATSSAPVEISSAPKRSIVRLDNLILEAITNLKEPGGCNKTAIASYIEDQYWAPPDFKRVLSAKLKFLTSSGKLIKVKRNYQISPSMAFPEKRRNLPIIAQEGRQVNLPKIDREDLSMLKSQIDLELAKMRSMTPQEAAAAAARAVAEAEAAIAEAEEAAREAEEAEADAEAAQAFADAATKMLRGRSAPKMMRA